A window of the Fusarium poae strain DAOMC 252244 chromosome 3, whole genome shotgun sequence genome harbors these coding sequences:
- a CDS encoding hypothetical protein (TransMembrane:12 (i70-88o146-174i195-217o229-249i296-316o328-348i360-378o398-419i431-449o461-482i494-517o571-594i)): MSAPNNASSGPESQTPPQTQTSPEMFELNEKKDYDTTNAPVSDDEHKEIGVGRVEAFNKVLYQSGKKGKILLWLLGVSIGLTMFAYALDMGITTTIFGTLAASTFGVHSQLGTVNTAGQIIRAISKPFIGKLADITSRPTTYVVVLVFYAVGFAVAASASGFTSYVIGICFTSVGKSGLDLLSDIIVADLTPLEWRGFFSACLALPFIVTVPVNGFIAEGFYEDWRWGLGMFAILVPVLLLPAIFTLYTMQRRGEKAGMVTMADSKDVRTGRSEATPKNLTYWAKLAYRGLIDIDIVGLILLGFAFSLILLPITLAKSAKGGWNNPSMVAMIVVGFVILILFGLYEYFLAPKPMMTKRILQNRAFIAGVIIHIFNQMASSVRNTYFSSYILIIKEWTTYQWTIFLGITTMGLCLVGPIVGLIHRVSHRYKGLMIFGAAARILGYGLLISPNGMMTEDTARLVAAQLIFCLSSLNVVGVRVGVQASVPHDDIASLISIITLWSTLGSSVGSAIATSIWTEQMVDQMHVELPDVDDTTIATIYGNIKTLKKYDFFDPIRQGSIRAYSIVNGHITIVSIVFACIPLIASFFMPNFYLGKQQNAVNNKGLDGEVVDVPKNGVTDENNTQAEPATFMQKMAALYRK, encoded by the coding sequence ATGTCAGCACCCAACAACGCGTCGTCGGGTCCAGAGTCCCAAACTCCCCCGCAGACCCAGACTTCACCAGAAATGTTCGAACtcaacgagaagaaggattaCGATACCACCAACGCCCCCGTATCCGACGATGAACACAAGGAAATTGGTGTCGGAAGAGTCGAGGCCTTCAACAAGGTTCTCTACCAGTCTGGCAAAAAGGGCAAGATTTTGCTCTGGCTGTTGGGTGTCTCTATCGGTTTGACCATGTTCGCCTACGCGCTCGACATGGGCATCACCACCACTATTTTCGGTACGCTGGCCGCTTCCACTTTTGGTGTGCACAGTCAGCTTGGTACGGTCAACACAGCCGGACAGATCATTCGCGCCATTAGCAAACCCTTCATTGGAAAGCTAGCAGATATCACATCGCGACCTACAACTTATGTTGTTGTCCTTGTCTTTTACGCTGTAggctttgctgttgctgctagTGCCTCTGGCTTTACCTCGTATGTTATCGGCATCTGCTTTACATCCGTTGGCAAGTCAggtcttgatcttctcaGCGACATCATCGTCGCTGATTTGACACCCTTGGAATGGCGTGGTTTCTTCAGCGCCTGTCTTGCTCTGCCCTTCATCGTCACAGTCCCTGTCAATGGTTTCATCGCTGAAGGCTTTTACGAGGACTGGAGATGGGGTCTCGGCATGTTCGCCATTCTCGTCCCCGTTCTCCTCCTCCCTGCCATCTTTACCCTCTACACGATGCAGCGTCGTGGTGAAAAGGCAGGAATGGTCACCATGGCTGACTCCAAGGATGTGCGAACTGGTCGCAGTGAGGCCACGCCCAAGAACTTGACTTACTGGGCCAAGCTTGCCTACCGCGGCCTCATTGACATCGATATCGTCGGTCTTATCCTTCTCGGCTTTGCATTCTCTCTCATTCTTCTACCCATCACTCTGGCAAAGAGTGCCAAGGGCGGATGGAACAACCCCAGCATGGTCGCCATGATTGTTGTGGGAttcgtcatcctcatcctctttgGTCTCTACGAATACTTCCTCGCTCCCAAGCCAATGATGACCAAGCGCATTCTCCAGAACAGAGCTTTCATCGCTGGTGTCATCATCCACATCTTCAACCAAATGGCTTCTTCTGTGCGTAACACTTACTTCTCGTCTtacatcctcatcatcaaggagtgGACAACCTACCAGTGGACCATCTTCCTTGGTATCACCACCATGGGTCTTTGCCTGGTCGGTCCTATCGTTGGTCTCATTCACCGTGTCTCTCATCGCTACAAGGGTCTCATGATCTTTGGTGCTGCAGCCAGAATTCTTGGTTATGGTCTTCTTATCAGCCCAAACGGCATGATGACTGAAGACACCGCCCGTCTTGTCGCAGCCCAACTCATCTTCTGTCTCTCCTCCCTTAACGTCGTTGGTGTTCGAGTCGGTGTGCAGGCTTCAGTTCCTCACGATGATATCGCCTCTCTCATTTCCATCATCACTCTGTGGTCTACTCTGGGCTCCAGTGTCGGTAGCGCTATCGCCACTAGCATTTGGACCGAGCAGATGGTTGACCAGATGCACGTCGAGCTGCCCGACGTTGATGACACAACCATTGCCACTATCTATGGCAACATCAAGACCCTCAAGAAGTACGACTTCTTCGACCCTATCCGTCAAGGCTCCATCCGTGCCTACTCGATTGTCAACGGTCACATCACCATCGTttccatcgtctttgcgTGCATCCCTCTTATTGCTTCTTTCTTCATGCCCAACTTCTACCTCGGTAAGCAGCAGAACGCTGTTAACAACAAGGGTCTTGACGGCGAGGTTGTTGATGTTCCCAAGAACGGGGTGACGGATGAGAACAATACCCAGGCTGAGCCTGCTACATTTATGCAGAAGATGGCTGCCTTGTACCGCAAGTAA
- a CDS encoding hypothetical protein (TransMembrane:7 (o27-49i94-114o134-152i173-194o209-232i239-262o268-286i)), which translates to MLPSQAYYDIWIRTLTAHDYIWEYHYYYGWAMGIFWAVVIAAGIVSRILTRLSTSNGRRSLWLKRNVLLPATFGQRCVQDFGGFGTLPPRIQTLTLSLFVMLNIICSIHGYSIFEGYGYYPSVWLQILRHVSDRTGIISFANFPLIWLFGMRNNIVIWLTGWDFKTYNNFHRWVGRIATVQAVIHSVGYIIIIFQRGGWEYFWNISNLTFWWTGELATIFICLLVGLSFFWVRRRQYEFFLVSHIVLSVLVLVTMLGHVSIFRGAYDPLVWIPALIWMLDRIIRAARVIAFNPKFWETSALITYNEDAHMIRVVVPVSSSFYKIEPGTFYYLTVLDRWNFWESHPFTVASVSEPESYSLSDRAPLLGHISYTPDEMGLEYEKSQREMTFLIRPYDSFTSRLKQYTEKEQPKPAKVRVMIDGPYGKTLPLEQFDKILFIVGGSGIAVPLSYLDKLTSSAKMVEIHWAVRQSALAEDVLDHELSDVLDYIQVRVSIYVTGTSSARYDGATACHIAEWRDGRLNVEEIIDNALDSGDGGSLAVVTSGPAKMADESRSIVAARTVQSMPRIEYFEESFQW; encoded by the exons ATGTTACCGTCACAAGCTTATTATGACATTTGGATCCGAACGTTG ACTGCGCATGATTATATATGGGAATACCATTACTACTATGGCTGGGCTATGGGGATTTTCTGGGCTGTGGTCATCGCTGCTGGAATTGTGAGCCGCATACTGACACGACTGTCCACCTCAAATGGCCGTCGAAGCCTGTGGCTCAAACGTAATGTCCTTCTTCCAGCAACATTTGGCCAGCGTTGCGTTCAAGACTTTGGTGGTTTTGGCACTCTCCCTCCACGCATACAAACATTGACTTTGTCCTTGTTCGTGATGCTTAATATTATCTGCTCGATTCACGGATATAGTATATTCGAGGGCTATGGCTA TTATCCTTCTGTATGGCTACAGATCCTTCGACACGTCTCCGATAGAACAGGCATTATCTCGTTTGCTAACTTCCCTCTTATTTGGCTGTTTGGCATGCGGAACAACATCGTTATATGGCTAACAGGGTGGGACTTTAAAACCTACAACAACTTCCATCGCTGGGTTGGCCGAATAGCTACTGTCCAAGCTGTCATACATTCCGTTGGATACATCATTATCATTTTTCAGA GGGGCGGTTGGGAGTATTTTTGGAACATCTCAAACCTGACATTCTGGTGGACCGGTGAGCTG GCCACTATTTTCATCTGTTTGCTTGTCGGCCTGTCATTCTTTTGGGTACGACGAAGACAATATGAGTTTTTTCTTGTCTCGCATATTGTGCTATCAGTCTTGGTCCTTGTGACAATGCTTGG GCACGTGTCCATCTTCAGAGGCGCCTATGATCCCCTGGTATGGATTCCAGCACTTATCTGGATGCTAGATCGAATTATTCGTGCAGCCAGAGTTATTGCCTTTAACCCAAAGTTCTGGGAAACAAGTGCTCTGATCACTTATAATGAGGATGCGCACATGATCAGAGTCGTCGTTCCTGTGTCTTCAAGCTTCTACAAAATCGAGCCCGGTACATTCTACTACCTCACGGTACTTGATAGATGGAACTTCTGGGAGAGCCACCCCTTCACAGTTGCGTCAGTATCAGAACCTGAATCATACTCTCTATCAGACCGTGCACCATTGCTGGGTCACATATCTTACACACCAGATGAGATGGGGCTGGAGTACGAAAAGTCTCAACGAGAGATGACATTCCTTATTCGCCCTTACGATAGCTTCACTTCTCGGTTAAAGCAGTATACTGAGAAGGAGcagccgaaaccagccaaAGTTCGAGTGATGATAGACGGCCCATATGGAAAGACCCTGCCTTTGGAACAGTTTGACAAAATTCTCTTTATTGTTGGAGGCAGCGGTATTGCTGTCCCGCTCTCGTACCTCGACAAACTTACATCCTCAGCCAAAATGGTCGAAATTCACTGGGCAGTACGACAATCTGCTCTGGCTGAGGATGTTCTCGATCATGAGTTGAGTGATGTGCTTGACTACATACAAGTGAGGGTTAGTATCTATGTTACTGGGACAAGCAGTGCGAGATATGACGGCGCGACTGCTTGTCACATTGCTGAGTGGAGAGACGGAAGACTGAATGTCGAAGAAATAATCGACAATGCTTTAGACAGTGGAGATGGGGGCAGTCTTGCAGTAGTCACGAGTGGTCCTGCCAAGATGGCAGATGAGAGTAGAAGCATTGTGGCAGCAAGGACTGTTCAGTCTATGCCTCGGATAGAATACTTTGAAGAGAGTTTTCAGTGGTAG